In one window of Agromyces badenianii DNA:
- a CDS encoding ABC transporter permease, with the protein MDDSQPTLDHDASDPGYETGDDALFQAPVSAEAVREATREATATAAIAAARSSRGGRFRHILPSRSGKLIAGVVIVGLITLFGIFGPMIAQPPRDSDNPALLPPSPEHWLGTTKLGYDVFSQLAWGTQGSLFIGIVAGIVALVLAVVFGVFAGYFGGVLDELLTLFTNIVLVIPGLPVVMVIAAYVQNAEGLGPLARSSLLVALILGITGWAGSAVVLRAQARSLRTREYVAAARVAGEKPGRIIFVEILPNLVPLLAAQFIFGVIFAVLGEAGLSYLGLGPTGSITLGTMLNDAQTGQAVGTGAWWWFVPPGAIIAALGAGLSLINFAIDEVVNPKLRLAPENAKRQRRAAKAGKGVADTGAFA; encoded by the coding sequence ATGGATGACTCTCAGCCCACCCTCGATCACGACGCGAGCGATCCCGGCTACGAGACGGGCGACGACGCGCTGTTCCAGGCCCCGGTCTCGGCCGAGGCCGTGCGCGAAGCGACCCGTGAGGCGACCGCGACTGCCGCGATCGCGGCGGCGCGATCGAGCCGCGGCGGCCGGTTCCGGCACATCCTGCCGAGCCGCTCGGGCAAGCTCATCGCGGGCGTCGTGATCGTCGGCCTCATCACCCTGTTCGGCATCTTCGGGCCGATGATCGCCCAGCCGCCCCGCGACTCCGACAACCCCGCCCTGCTCCCGCCCTCGCCCGAGCACTGGCTCGGCACGACCAAGCTCGGCTACGACGTGTTCTCGCAACTCGCGTGGGGCACGCAGGGCTCGCTCTTCATCGGCATCGTCGCCGGCATCGTCGCCCTGGTGCTCGCCGTCGTCTTCGGCGTGTTCGCCGGGTACTTCGGCGGCGTGCTCGACGAGCTGCTGACGCTCTTCACGAACATCGTGCTCGTGATCCCCGGGCTGCCCGTCGTGATGGTGATCGCCGCGTACGTGCAGAACGCCGAGGGGCTCGGGCCGCTTGCCCGGAGCTCCCTCCTCGTCGCGCTCATCCTCGGCATCACCGGCTGGGCCGGGTCCGCCGTGGTGCTCCGGGCGCAGGCCAGGTCGCTGCGCACCCGAGAGTACGTCGCGGCGGCGCGGGTCGCGGGTGAGAAGCCCGGCCGCATCATCTTCGTCGAGATCCTCCCGAACCTCGTGCCGCTCCTGGCCGCCCAGTTCATCTTCGGCGTCATCTTCGCGGTGCTCGGCGAGGCCGGGCTCTCCTACCTCGGCCTCGGCCCGACCGGTTCGATCACGCTCGGCACCATGCTGAACGATGCGCAGACGGGTCAGGCCGTCGGCACCGGAGCCTGGTGGTGGTTCGTGCCGCCGGGCGCGATCATCGCGGCACTCGGCGCCGGTCTCTCCCTCATCAACTTCGCGATCGACGAGGTCGTGAACCCCAAGCTCAGGCTCGCGCCTGAGAACGCGAAGCGCCAGCGCAGGGCCGCAAAGGCCGGCAAGGGCGTCGCCGACACCGGAGCATTCGCATGA
- a CDS encoding ABC transporter ATP-binding protein: protein MGEAVLTARDVSIEYEVDPPVKAVRNATITLHRGEILGLAGESGCGKTTLAYGLNRLLKAPALMTGGEVVFHDASGRDIDVVALDGEALRTFRWDKVSMVFQGSMNSLNPVMNVRKQLHDVFTTHRPAMKRAEREARSAELLNLVGVDPSRLSSFPHELSGGMRQRVMIAMALALDPQVMIMDEPTTALDVVVQRGIIREIMRLRERLGFAVIFITHDLPLLIEISDRIAIMLDGAIVEEGDAEKIYRSPEHPYTRRLLSSFPSLRGERGDFIRTGAAAGGAA, encoded by the coding sequence ATGGGCGAGGCCGTGCTGACCGCACGCGACGTCTCGATCGAATACGAAGTCGACCCGCCGGTGAAGGCCGTGCGCAACGCGACCATCACGCTGCATCGCGGCGAGATCCTCGGACTGGCCGGCGAGTCGGGGTGCGGCAAGACGACCCTCGCCTACGGCCTCAACCGGCTCCTCAAGGCGCCGGCGCTGATGACCGGCGGCGAGGTGGTGTTCCACGATGCATCCGGCCGCGACATCGACGTCGTCGCACTCGACGGCGAGGCGCTGCGAACGTTCCGCTGGGACAAGGTCTCGATGGTCTTCCAGGGTTCGATGAACTCGCTGAATCCCGTCATGAACGTGCGCAAGCAGTTGCATGACGTGTTCACGACGCATCGACCCGCGATGAAGCGCGCCGAGCGCGAGGCTCGCAGCGCGGAGCTGCTGAACCTCGTCGGCGTCGACCCCTCGCGCCTCTCGAGCTTTCCGCACGAGCTGTCGGGCGGCATGCGTCAGCGCGTCATGATCGCCATGGCGCTCGCCCTCGACCCGCAGGTGATGATCATGGACGAACCGACCACCGCCCTCGACGTCGTCGTGCAGCGCGGCATCATCCGCGAGATCATGCGTCTTCGCGAGCGGCTCGGCTTCGCGGTGATCTTCATCACGCACGACCTGCCCCTCCTCATCGAGATCAGCGATCGCATCGCGATCATGCTCGACGGCGCGATCGTCGAAGAGGGCGACGCCGAGAAGATCTACCGCAGCCCGGAGCATCCGTACACGAGGCGATTGCTCTCGAGCTTCCCGAGCCTGCGCGGCGAACGCGGCGACTTCATCCGCACCGGTGCGGCAGCCGGAGGTGCGGCATGA